The following proteins are encoded in a genomic region of Spirochaetota bacterium:
- a CDS encoding molybdopterin-dependent oxidoreductase, translating to MSYMPGVCTFCGTGCGHYLKVNGTSVQGVFPSRVHPVSKGRLCVRGWNIHELLGTQERIVKPYIRDSGEVNYKDAIAKLVSALSSYKPEEIAFYASPRSSNEDNFALMKLARLTFKTNNISIQAESGHRNSLDVLYNGTGFAGMLGSLEDIRKAEVLIVAGMDITTQNPIIGSELHYAARNGSLLITIDSRMTKIAKLSKKFINIKPGTMRKVFDAIGYYIDKNNLGKTGSAHYDEYKKYLSSIQFDSIEKETGVLQSEIAFVAEKLVKSKSAAVFFTSGVSGLSYDTIASIYNVFVLADKIGKEGCGVNPIAGINNLQGSFDMGCAPDLLTGFQSIDDAQARKKFEKMWGALPASKGKTVEQLLTDSASPLKALVIVDHDDGIVKYADRLKSLPFVAYIGAFTNKVAEFAHVVLPIATYIETDGTFTNTERRVQLASKKCEPSFDVLPLWKLASEIAQAAGTAFNYQHPSDIMDEIASLTPTYEGISYKLLAKKQGVQWPCTKKNPEGTKYCIPEKVSFILPQKPYAAVQATESYPYLLMLGKAQHYWHQNNIMHKTFIPLREYNATLLLYPDGYVAIAPEDAKKIGVRDRWPVKVVAEKASMKAMVMVSDDVAPGTAYVPYFIREGIASFLLAYSDIVSQGEEATIPVRIEKV from the coding sequence ATGAGTTATATGCCAGGTGTATGCACCTTTTGTGGGACAGGATGTGGTCATTATCTAAAAGTCAATGGCACATCTGTGCAGGGAGTTTTCCCCTCTCGAGTACATCCAGTAAGCAAAGGAAGGTTGTGTGTACGAGGCTGGAACATTCATGAGTTGCTTGGTACACAGGAGCGTATTGTGAAGCCCTATATCAGGGATAGTGGAGAAGTTAATTATAAAGATGCTATCGCCAAACTTGTTTCAGCATTATCATCCTATAAACCTGAAGAGATTGCGTTTTATGCTTCTCCACGTTCATCCAATGAAGACAATTTTGCACTAATGAAGCTGGCTCGCTTAACTTTTAAAACCAACAATATCAGCATACAGGCAGAATCAGGTCACCGGAATAGCCTTGACGTCCTGTACAATGGTACTGGTTTTGCAGGAATGTTAGGTTCGCTTGAGGACATTCGTAAGGCTGAAGTGCTCATTGTGGCAGGAATGGATATAACTACACAGAATCCTATTATTGGTAGTGAATTGCATTATGCAGCTCGCAATGGTTCTTTACTTATAACTATCGACAGCCGTATGACCAAGATTGCAAAACTTTCTAAAAAGTTTATCAATATCAAACCGGGTACAATGCGGAAAGTATTTGATGCAATTGGTTATTATATTGATAAAAATAATTTGGGGAAAACGGGATCGGCACATTATGATGAATATAAAAAATATCTATCCTCCATACAGTTTGATTCAATAGAAAAAGAAACAGGAGTGTTGCAAAGTGAAATAGCATTTGTTGCTGAAAAGCTGGTAAAATCAAAAAGTGCTGCTGTATTTTTCACCTCAGGTGTGTCAGGTTTAAGCTATGATACCATCGCATCAATTTACAATGTATTTGTACTAGCAGATAAGATTGGTAAGGAAGGCTGTGGTGTAAATCCAATTGCAGGCATAAACAATCTGCAGGGCAGCTTTGATATGGGGTGTGCGCCTGATTTGCTCACCGGATTTCAAAGTATTGATGATGCTCAAGCAAGGAAGAAATTTGAGAAAATGTGGGGTGCCTTACCAGCATCAAAAGGTAAGACAGTTGAGCAGCTTCTTACCGATAGTGCATCACCACTTAAGGCATTGGTAATTGTTGATCATGATGATGGTATTGTAAAATATGCAGACCGATTGAAGTCATTGCCATTTGTTGCTTATATTGGTGCTTTTACTAATAAAGTTGCAGAGTTTGCACATGTAGTGCTTCCCATTGCAACCTATATTGAAACTGATGGTACATTTACCAACACCGAGCGTCGTGTTCAGCTTGCATCAAAGAAGTGCGAGCCTTCATTTGATGTGTTGCCACTGTGGAAACTTGCCAGTGAAATAGCGCAGGCAGCTGGTACTGCATTTAATTACCAGCACCCTTCAGACATAATGGACGAGATTGCTTCGCTTACACCTACCTATGAAGGGATAAGCTATAAGCTGCTTGCAAAAAAACAGGGAGTACAGTGGCCATGCACCAAGAAGAATCCAGAGGGAACAAAATATTGTATTCCTGAAAAAGTTTCGTTTATACTTCCACAAAAACCGTATGCAGCAGTACAGGCAACCGAAAGCTATCCCTATCTTCTTATGTTGGGGAAAGCACAGCATTACTGGCATCAGAACAACATTATGCATAAGACATTTATTCCACTGCGTGAGTACAATGCCACATTGCTGTTATACCCTGATGGGTATGTGGCGATAGCTCCTGAAGATGCAAAAAAAATTGGAGTGCGTGACCGCTGGCCGGTCAAGGTGGTTGCTGAAAAGGCAAGCATGAAGGCAATGGTTATGGTTTCGGATGATGTTGCTCCCGGTACAGCGTATGTTCCCTATTTTATCAGAGAGGGAATTGCATCATTTTTGTTAGCATATAGTGACATTGTGTCACAGGGCGAAGAAGCAACTATCCCAGTACGAATTGAGAAGGTGTGA
- a CDS encoding PAS domain S-box protein has protein sequence MNTILVIDDKKDNLVSITALLKNLIAGCEVITAQSGKEGIQKAVEQNPDVIILDVKMPEMDGYEVCQVLKNNPKTRHIPIIFLTAIHTDTQSKVKGLKLGADAFLTKPIDQAELIAQINAMMRIKHAEDMLRKEKDLLEDIVLQRTSELLASQMRYKSLFNSISDMVIIHRRDGSILEVNNTTCDRLGFSHDAIKLMTMQQLTAEGDSDRIHHYLQSIAENTDPYETSFVDRNGTTIPVEIVSTIIYYLNENAILSVARDITERKHIEQVRNQLSILLDNSDDAIIGITLDGKIASWNKASQYIFGYSFDEVVGCDISILSPPYRPDEFDQLLKLIKQNEAIDHYETEGLDKKGAIHNLSLTISPLRDEFNTIIGCSIIARDFTDVKKTKEKLKKGLDIIQNLEDIAPAYFITLNEEGNILTCNKAMLQATGFVLDEILGKTCCDLFIPDFGQKAFRHQLSTMKKTKATRVFECSINTKSGEEKIVQWHARPVYSNDEFDYYMFIGIDITEKKQLEKKILQANLEERNRIARDLHDGLGQHLAGIIFKTEMLRLKLKNNYPQEADEIAEIQNMVHQAIEQTRLIARGLSPVDLNNKGLYSSLQEMIADINKNFSIKAILEWNITSNIDETIDTVHVYYIIREALNNAVKHGKPKNIAVTVSEDTMYYYLKVMDDGKGIPDEVDLTKGMGMHIMQYRAWIINASFQVQNNKNGGTIIQCTIQKGPQRAVIDKPKSGKKYSVVIVDDHPIVRQGLQQLINSQKNLEVIGQAQSADEAIEVVNKKIPDCILVDISLNGTSGIELVKALKQRFPKLPALVLSMYDEKLYAERAIKAGARGYLMKQEAPDKIINAIYTVLKGDIYLSSDMKEQMVQSLSDKGKIDSSVESLTNREFEIFQLIGHGLGNKHIAQKLHISVKTVENVREKIKMKLHLESSQDLLQYAIEWVREHLVN, from the coding sequence ATGAATACGATTTTAGTTATTGATGATAAAAAGGATAATCTAGTAAGCATTACAGCACTTTTAAAAAACCTGATTGCCGGTTGTGAGGTTATCACAGCACAATCAGGCAAAGAGGGCATACAAAAGGCTGTAGAACAAAATCCTGATGTTATTATCCTTGATGTAAAGATGCCAGAGATGGATGGCTATGAAGTGTGCCAGGTGTTAAAAAACAATCCAAAAACTCGCCACATACCAATAATTTTCCTCACTGCAATACATACCGATACGCAAAGCAAGGTTAAAGGCCTCAAGCTGGGGGCTGATGCGTTTTTAACTAAACCAATTGATCAGGCCGAACTCATTGCACAAATTAATGCAATGATGCGCATTAAACATGCAGAAGACATGCTGCGCAAAGAAAAGGATTTGCTAGAAGATATAGTATTACAAAGGACCAGTGAGTTACTTGCTTCGCAGATGCGCTACAAATCACTGTTTAACAGCATATCTGATATGGTTATTATTCACAGACGCGATGGTTCAATATTGGAGGTGAATAATACCACATGTGATCGACTTGGTTTTTCACATGATGCAATAAAGCTTATGACTATGCAACAATTAACAGCAGAGGGCGATAGTGACAGGATCCACCACTATTTGCAGTCCATTGCTGAAAATACAGACCCTTATGAGACCTCATTTGTTGATAGAAACGGCACTACTATCCCTGTTGAAATTGTGAGCACCATCATTTACTATCTCAACGAAAATGCAATATTGAGTGTGGCGCGTGATATTACTGAACGAAAGCACATTGAACAGGTACGCAACCAGTTATCCATTTTACTTGATAACTCAGATGATGCAATCATTGGGATAACATTAGATGGCAAGATAGCAAGCTGGAATAAAGCATCGCAATATATTTTTGGGTATTCATTTGATGAAGTGGTTGGCTGCGATATCAGTATACTATCGCCTCCTTACAGGCCAGATGAATTTGACCAGTTATTAAAATTAATTAAACAAAATGAAGCGATAGATCATTACGAAACAGAAGGGTTGGATAAAAAAGGTGCCATCCATAATCTATCACTTACTATCTCACCGTTGCGTGATGAGTTTAATACTATTATTGGTTGTTCAATTATTGCACGTGACTTTACTGATGTTAAGAAAACAAAAGAAAAACTAAAAAAAGGGCTGGATATCATTCAGAATTTAGAAGATATTGCACCAGCATATTTTATCACGCTGAACGAGGAAGGGAATATCCTTACCTGCAATAAAGCTATGTTACAGGCCACAGGATTTGTACTAGATGAGATACTTGGCAAAACATGTTGTGATCTGTTTATACCTGATTTTGGGCAAAAGGCATTCAGACATCAACTGTCTACAATGAAAAAGACAAAGGCAACTCGAGTTTTTGAATGTTCAATTAATACAAAAAGCGGTGAAGAAAAAATTGTGCAGTGGCATGCAAGGCCTGTATACAGTAATGATGAATTTGATTACTATATGTTTATAGGTATTGATATAACCGAAAAGAAGCAACTTGAAAAAAAGATACTTCAGGCAAATTTAGAGGAGCGTAATCGTATTGCTCGAGATTTACATGATGGGTTAGGTCAGCATCTGGCGGGCATAATATTTAAAACCGAAATGTTGAGATTGAAATTAAAAAATAATTACCCTCAAGAAGCAGATGAAATTGCAGAAATACAAAATATGGTACATCAGGCTATTGAGCAAACACGCCTTATTGCAAGGGGATTGAGCCCGGTTGATTTAAACAACAAGGGATTGTATTCATCACTGCAGGAGATGATTGCTGACATAAATAAAAACTTTTCAATCAAAGCCATTCTGGAGTGGAATATTACAAGCAATATAGATGAAACAATAGATACAGTACATGTGTATTATATTATACGCGAAGCGTTAAATAATGCTGTGAAGCATGGCAAGCCCAAAAATATTGCTGTCACTGTTTCTGAAGATACTATGTACTATTATCTTAAAGTAATGGATGATGGGAAAGGCATACCGGATGAGGTTGATTTAACCAAGGGGATGGGCATGCACATTATGCAGTACAGAGCATGGATTATTAATGCCTCATTTCAGGTACAGAATAATAAAAATGGGGGCACAATAATTCAATGTACAATACAAAAGGGCCCGCAGAGGGCAGTGATAGACAAACCTAAATCAGGTAAAAAATACAGTGTTGTTATTGTTGATGATCATCCAATAGTACGGCAGGGGTTGCAACAGCTCATAAATTCACAGAAGAATTTGGAAGTAATAGGCCAAGCTCAATCAGCGGATGAGGCTATTGAGGTTGTTAATAAGAAGATACCAGATTGTATTCTTGTTGATATATCATTAAATGGGACAAGTGGCATTGAGCTTGTAAAAGCTTTAAAACAGCGTTTTCCAAAATTGCCTGCATTGGTGCTATCAATGTACGATGAAAAGTTATATGCAGAACGAGCAATAAAAGCGGGTGCCAGAGGGTATCTTATGAAACAGGAAGCACCTGATAAAATAATTAATGCCATATATACAGTACTCAAAGGGGATATATACCTGTCAAGCGATATGAAAGAACAAATGGTTCAATCATTGTCAGATAAAGGAAAGATTGACAGTTCGGTGGAGTCGCTTACCAATAGGGAATTTGAAATTTTCCAGCTTATTGGGCATGGATTAGGCAATAAACATATTGCACAGAAATTGCATATAAGTGTGAAAACCGTTGAGAATGTTCGTGAAAAGATTAAAATGAAATTGCACTTAGAGTCATCACAGGATCTTTTGCAATATGCAATTGAGTGGGTAAGGGAACATTTAGTGAATTAG
- a CDS encoding M23 family metallopeptidase — translation MKKIVIPISGIFLILLSCARDITKVTISNTPVPRNFPKTTIQVITHTTDDISCMLFAQRFTQGNIVYFEIVPANKVNAVSVVFQDKRIPATQRSFGWRGFFAIPPDLQPGTYTFSVTVGTKNIVIPVAIAQTQFRISTIPMDLGKFSQKEYLESPQVQEFIRVSTQKKQQAFATQFGDLIRGKAYHPRDIHEVNSTFWAKRVYKLYDSTTGKTHTVERIHRGIDLNGDRGDPVYAMLDGIVVLAEMLFYEGNMVIINHGNGIFSYYMHMEKLYVTSGDKVAAGQLIGTVGSSGMSTGPHLHVSLIVDGVQVDPMSLLSLPIRE, via the coding sequence GTGAAAAAAATAGTAATACCAATAAGCGGCATATTCTTAATTCTTCTTTCATGTGCAAGGGATATTACAAAAGTAACTATCTCCAATACTCCTGTACCGCGTAATTTCCCTAAAACCACTATTCAGGTTATAACTCATACTACTGATGATATTAGCTGTATGCTTTTTGCACAGCGCTTTACACAGGGAAACATTGTGTATTTTGAGATAGTTCCTGCTAATAAAGTCAATGCTGTAAGTGTGGTGTTTCAAGATAAACGTATACCAGCAACTCAACGTAGCTTTGGCTGGCGAGGCTTTTTTGCAATTCCACCTGATTTGCAACCGGGGACATATACATTTTCAGTAACTGTGGGTACAAAAAATATTGTAATCCCTGTAGCTATAGCACAAACGCAATTTCGTATCTCAACCATCCCAATGGATTTGGGAAAATTTTCACAAAAGGAGTATTTGGAGTCGCCCCAGGTGCAGGAGTTTATCAGAGTAAGTACCCAAAAAAAACAACAAGCCTTTGCTACCCAATTTGGGGATTTAATAAGAGGAAAGGCCTATCATCCACGGGATATACATGAGGTCAACTCCACGTTTTGGGCAAAAAGAGTTTACAAATTGTATGATAGCACAACTGGAAAAACTCACACTGTTGAGCGCATACACCGTGGTATAGATTTAAACGGTGATAGAGGCGATCCAGTGTATGCAATGCTTGATGGCATTGTAGTGCTTGCCGAAATGCTTTTTTATGAAGGCAATATGGTGATTATCAATCATGGCAATGGCATATTCAGCTACTACATGCATATGGAAAAGCTGTATGTTACAAGCGGGGATAAAGTTGCAGCAGGCCAGCTCATAGGAACTGTGGGAAGCTCAGGCATGTCAACAGGGCCACATCTGCATGTGTCATTGATAGTTGATGGAGTGCAGGTAGATCCAATGAGCCTTTTATCCCTGCCCATACGGGAGTAA
- a CDS encoding hybrid sensor histidine kinase/response regulator produces the protein MNKEFLHSISHELKSPLNSILTLSEVLLMQADSRLTVEEKEYLRIIERNGKKLLALINDLIEVFEIDSGIQLSITDVMLASVLQNICERYEGTLRKKGLQLHLQCEDIVLSSDEARMYQIFENLIDNAVKFTEEGSITISAYRKDGQCVVSIADTGIGIRSEYCDLLFTGFTKASGSLSSKYPGTGLGLTIVARLVAILGGSIHVESQLGKGSVFTVRFPLQTETVIPIQQRKTILVIDDDPDSIVVVKALLSKLYDIVEAHSAQEGVMLARDSKPACILLDLSLPDLHGLQVVKQLKNDALTQNIPVIIVSASSLKHEKATILASGCDDFIQKPFSIEEFILKVRHWVK, from the coding sequence ATGAATAAAGAATTTTTGCATAGCATAAGCCATGAATTAAAATCACCGTTAAACTCTATTTTAACGCTGTCAGAGGTCTTGCTTATGCAGGCCGACAGCCGCCTCACAGTAGAAGAAAAAGAATATTTACGCATCATTGAGCGAAATGGTAAAAAACTGTTAGCTCTCATTAACGATCTCATTGAAGTATTTGAAATTGACAGTGGCATACAGCTTTCAATAACTGATGTTATGCTTGCTTCTGTGTTGCAGAATATCTGTGAACGATATGAGGGTACTTTGCGTAAAAAGGGTCTGCAACTGCATTTGCAGTGTGAGGATATTGTGCTATCAAGTGATGAGGCACGGATGTATCAGATATTTGAAAATCTCATTGATAATGCAGTTAAGTTTACTGAAGAGGGCAGCATAACAATTTCAGCATACCGAAAAGATGGCCAGTGTGTGGTGAGTATTGCTGATACTGGCATAGGAATCCGCAGTGAATATTGTGATTTGCTGTTTACCGGGTTCACCAAAGCCTCAGGGTCACTGTCATCAAAATATCCCGGCACTGGTTTGGGACTTACTATTGTTGCGCGGTTGGTTGCAATCCTTGGAGGCAGTATACATGTCGAAAGCCAGTTAGGCAAAGGGTCGGTTTTTACTGTACGTTTTCCTTTGCAGACAGAAACTGTAATCCCAATACAGCAGCGCAAAACCATTCTTGTTATAGACGATGACCCTGACAGCATTGTGGTTGTTAAAGCGCTTTTGTCAAAGTTATATGATATTGTTGAAGCTCATAGCGCACAGGAAGGCGTGATGCTGGCACGTGATAGTAAACCTGCGTGCATATTGCTTGATCTTTCACTGCCCGATTTACATGGCTTGCAGGTTGTGAAGCAATTAAAAAATGATGCCCTTACTCAGAATATACCAGTAATTATTGTTTCAGCTTCTTCATTGAAGCATGAAAAGGCCACCATCCTGGCATCAGGATGTGATGATTTTATACAAAAACCTTTCTCTATTGAAGAGTTTATTTTGAAAGTTAGGCATTGGGTTAAGTAA
- a CDS encoding DUF1992 domain-containing protein — translation MYIFELIAEQRIREAMERGEFDNLPGMGKPLPKDELDNVPPELRMAYKILKNAGVLPEEVELRKEIYSLQQLIDACYDDNEMKGLVKQLNAKQLRYNMLMEQKGIHVTDYEYRKKIMEKLSK, via the coding sequence ATGTATATTTTTGAATTAATTGCAGAACAGCGTATACGCGAGGCGATGGAGAGAGGTGAGTTTGATAACTTGCCGGGGATGGGCAAGCCATTGCCAAAAGATGAACTGGATAATGTGCCCCCTGAACTTAGGATGGCATATAAAATATTAAAAAATGCAGGAGTATTACCCGAAGAGGTGGAGTTACGTAAAGAGATCTATTCATTGCAACAGCTTATTGATGCCTGCTACGACGATAATGAAATGAAAGGACTGGTGAAACAGCTCAATGCAAAACAACTCCGCTACAACATGCTTATGGAGCAAAAAGGCATACACGTCACTGATTATGAATACAGAAAAAAGATAATGGAAAAATTGTCTAAGTAA